CTTGCTCTGGACTAGCTGGTCAAACCAACCCTAACCATGACTCTCTCTGGACtacctaacccaaccctaactgTGACTCTCTGGACTGATTCACCCTAAGGTGACCAGGCCTGCCTTGGTTTAAACAGACTGACCGTGACTCCCTCTGTGGACTTGAGAGACAGCAGcatgatggtggtgatggcAGAGAGGTGGGGAGTCAGACACTCTGGACTGACTGTGGACACAGCAGAAAACAGGCTGTACCTGAGGAGCAGAGAGCAaaacctcagacacacacgcatgcgcaaacgcacacacacacatgctcatacacacacgcgcacgcgcacacgctcacacactctggACTGACTGTGGACACAGCAGAAAACAGGCTGTACCTGAGGAGCAGAGAGCAaaacctcagacacacacacatgctcatacacacacgtgcacacgcacacgcacacattcatacacacacacgctcacgctcgcacattcgcacactcacactcagaaaGACACGCAAACAGACAGGGCCCTCACGTGCAGCGGCGGAGGTCAGGGTCATCCACGGCATCAGTGAGGTTCAGACCAAGCTGGACACATTCTGCTGCAAGAGGCCCGAACGCGTCTTTCCCCACAGTACGAGCCAGCACTGACAGTGTGTCTacagagagggggaatgagcgagagagagacatcagAAAGAGGGATCACTCATTCAGAAGGAAAGGTTGTGTCCACTCAGGTTACAAATGGAGAGCGTGGTGCTGGAGTTTGTACCTAAAGCCTGTGTCTGGAGTGATCGCACTTCATCGCGAATGTCCGTCAGGAAGCCCTTcaggctgtcaatcacagggGGAAAATACGGTACCAGCATCTCTTTCGCTGCATTGGCTGAGAAATACACAAGAGGCGGAGTTAAGTCCAGAACACAGGAGGTCTGAagcacacactggcacaaaTGCACTCACAAATATAGTCTGACAAAATGACTTCCATAAGATGACTTCGAAATAATATACCACTCTCTATTTCCCCATTACATCTACTATGCCATCCATCTTTATGTTGTAAGATTGCCTACTGACTGCTACTATCAGTTGTGACTGTAGAAAAGGGCCATATGTTGGAGATTTCAttgtctgttccctgtgctGACCATCCCCCATACCCATCAGCTACATCACCCATGTTACCTACAATGCTTGTCATAAATCACCAAGACCAGGACCATATAATCAGACCGAATGTCTGGACTCAGTGTATTCTTACCGATACCCCACTACGACAGCAAGAGAACCTGCACAAGTACACGTTTTGCTAAACAAGCAGAGAAAGCAACCCTACAGTCTTTTCTAGTGACCCTGAACACCATATGTTAAAtgctaaatgcacatttatgtaaatgtagtGAATGAAAAAGGTTAGCAGTGTTACCTATAGCTCCGATAGCGCTGACCGCTAACTCTTTGATCTTCAGGTTGTCTGAGGTGGTGAGAGCAGCTAGCATGCTCTCCATTAATGTGGGGAGGTATGGCTGGATCTCTtcatctgtgagagagagagagagagagagagcgagagagagataacagTGTCTATCAGGGTTGTGTCAATAATTTACAGTATCACTTGCAAGCAAAACAGCCTTTCATAGATGCAGTTAGCCAGCTcacataaaaactaaaaaaattaattggatacaaagagagagaaacagacagacagagagagagaaacagaaagctTGTCATGTTGTTACCATGTTGACATCGCCTAATAGAGGTGAACTGGTTATATCTGATATTAACTAGCCTATTGTGTGAATATGATACAATATGCTTATATTCATCTTATAACAAGCTCTGCAAAAGCacttttagttatttttaacttttatatTACTTGTATTAAAATATGGGTATTGACGGTGTGGAGATAACTACACTGGTGTAGGTCTGAGCATCGTCTGCCACCAGTTCAACCTAACACCGCAAAAATATCTAAGagcaatttatatatatatatatatatacacattttattttactttttaaaagtgaaatctAACCCAGGTTCTCCAGGAAGTTCTCCAGAGCATAGAAGGCCTTTGTGACGTGTCCAGTCTTGGTGTGGTTCAGCCCAGAGAGGTATCCAAGCAACAAGGGCATCAGCTCACTGCTGAACTTACTGACCTCTGGCTGCAGGGCACAGATATCAGAAAGGTTCAGAGACACAAAGAGTCTCACCCAACACAAGCACATACTGACATAAAAAACTAGgtctaaagaaataaataaaagaataatgttAATTCACATACTGTTCAGAACAGAAATATATACGAACAACTGCAGTCACGATGAGCCAAGAGGCAGACCACAggcttaaatatttttatttaaaatcttcactgaaataaatgtattttgttgctTACAAGCATTGGTCTTCCCTAGAGGAAACAAGGTAGGTACATACCGTCCCAACAACCAAGCAATCTCTGTTAACTGATTTAGGGTATACGTGAAtgatttaaaactttatttcttgtcttttttactttttaatgaataaaaatgtgcactttaatttttaaagacGCTCCTACAAAGACCTACCTGCAGGTGCTCGGAGAACTGCCCCAGGGCAAAGAGACCGGCGCTGCGCACCACCTGATTGCTGTCGGACAGACTCCTGCACACCGTCTGCAGCACGGAGGACAGCATCCTGAACAGACACAGCGGGGTTACTGTAACGCACACGCAGAGAAACGCTGCTCCATGGAGACAGCCACAGGCGTCCACCTGCtttctgtaacacacacacaacagactcACGAGAACAGCCAGCAAGGCGTCACACCTGCtttctgtaacacacacaccacagactccACGAGAACAGCACAGCGTACACACTGGTTCTGTAACCACCCAACACACAGACCCCGAGAACAGGCCAGCAGAGGCGCCACACACTGGCtttctgtaacacacacacacacacacacacacacacacacacacacacacacacacacacacacacacacacacacacacatacacacacacacatacagactccAGGGTGAACAGGCTAGCAGCAGCGTCACACACTGGCtttctgtaacacacacacacacacacacatacacatacacacacacacacacacacacacaccacacacacacacacacacacccccacacacacacacacacacacacacatacacacacacatacacagactccAGGGTGGACAGGCTAGCAGCAGCGTCACACAGCGCTTGATTACTCACTTTGTGCGGATGTGGTCTGCACAGCCCTCAGCTAGCACAGCTAAACACATcagcccccccttcctctcatACGGGTTCTCACTGGCCAGGCACGCCTGCGTCAGGGGcatctgagagacagagactagGTTCATACAGTTTACTACCTATAATGCTTCACGATTCATTATACCCTAACATGCTAAAGTAGTAGTTTACACTATGTATGATGCCAGTAAGGTTCTCAGTTTATACATTTTCAGCACAGTGCGTTTGGAGATATCAGGACTGAAAAGTTCACTGACCAGCTGCTGGAAGAGCTTCTCGGGAGGCATATGCAGAGCCATGGTGTCGATCACCTGCAGGTACAGACAGAACCAGCACATTctaacacagacagggcacacTGACCAACTGATCTAGAGCAAAACCTGCACACTGGGAAAGTGTGAATAGCAGTGAAATCTTAGGTACAGTGAAATagtaaaatgttatgtaaagtAAGTACACAGCAAGATGGCGAAGGGCAGAGCGACTGGcgagcagagagacagaaagagagagagaaccaccGGTGagatcagaaacattttttacctGAGCAGCAAAATGTTTGGGGCTCTCACTGTcgctatcatcatcatcatcatctggCTCCTGGTCCTCTGGGTCTTCCTgcccaggagggggcgctgcaCTGAGTACAGGAAACACTGTCTGCAGGATAGGGCTTAAAAGCTTCTGCTTTAAAACCACCTGTGAGATATAAACATTCAGGTTAACAACAAAATACAGCAGGTCCACTGAAAGACAGATAGTGACAGTGATagaaagagggggaaatgaAAGTAAGTGGGAGGTAGAGGAAGTGTAATTACCTTGCTCTTTAGTCTGATGAGGACAGCAATGCAGGAGAGTGCCTTAACTCTCAGGGAGTCGCTAAGAGACGTGTCTGCACTGATCTAACatgataaacacaaacaaataagcaCAAACTAATTAACTCACCACTATGAACATATGAAAAACAAGCAGCATATAGTTCATTTGAGCCGACAGCTGctatataaacaaaatgaagcGGTAAGCGTTGCAATAGAACATGGACCCGCTCAAAATATTACACACATAGCCTTCTGACCCACCTCCAGACAGAAGTGGACGATTTCAGAGATGTGGGGGACAATGATGGACACTTCACTCTCCATCAGCTCATCAAACACCTCCATTGCCTCGCTGGCCTGGTCCTGCATGTCATCACATGAACACAATTGACCTTATTTTGAAAACTACTCTTAAattcttttgttctttaaaaaagttcCCACTTAAAACCAACATGGGATTCATGAAATATGCACAGACCTTCAACTTTGTGTGTATCCCAGGTGTATCAGAGGATGAATGACAATTGTTCGtaaactgaatgtgtgtgcctgttcatGTTGATTTTTCTTGaggaaacaccctagcaatcccCCTGCCAGCTGCAGGGTCATGTGCAAACAGCAGCCATTCTCACCTTctctgaaaactaaaaaaagctAAACTGCAACTGACATCAAAAGCTAGTGAAAAATGTGACTTTATTAAGATGGCTTAGTTAATAGTTAAAAATAGCacagcatatttcattttaatacatcaCTATATTAATATCATAATTCAACATTTAGTGGCGCATTTAGTTGTGCGTTTAGTGGTGCATTCCAAAGGCACGGTGCAAAACCAGCACCGATGAGCCCAACCCTGACACCACATGAGACTGTACTCACCTGGTCTGCCTTAATGAGCTGCTTGATGGCAACAACTAGCTTCGGGATGAGGGAGCGCATCAAATTCtagaaacagacacaaaatcAATATACCTGTACATTGCACATACACTCAGAGACAGGGCCTCATCTAACTACTGCCTCAAAAAAGGAATGGTTCCAATGGCTTGAACTGACTGCACTAGATTCAACACAACCCTACACCTGGCACCTACCAAACACCAAAGATATGTTATGGAGACAGCCTGGTGTTGCTCACCATCTCTTCAGAGCCAGTGTAGGCCGTGATGGAGGTGAGGGTGCGGACACTGTAGTACAGGGCAGAGGGGTTGCCCAGGTCCTGCAGAACCGTGCCGAAGAGCTCCAGCAGCTGTCGGTAATAAGGCTTGAAGGCCTCTGGGTTGGCTTCCACCACCTTACTGAGGAGGAGTAAGCCCACCTAAAAGAAAGAATGACAAAGAACCTTCTTTCATTCCTCTATTCATCTCAGTGTGAGTCTCAAACACAACTACCCCATAACAGTTACCGTAGCAGCCACATCAAATTTTCCATGTCCCTACATCCTTTCACCACAGTCAACACAAACTGTTGCTTTACAGCTACCCAGCCAGACTGCAGGCGTACCTGACGGTCCTGAGGATTGTCGCTCTTGGTGGATTGGTTGAGTAGAGTCAGCAGGGCAGGCCAGCGGTCTGGCGTTTCGTGCTTGACCAGCACTGCGCTGAGCTGGGAAAGTGAGTAACGCACCGTGTGCCTGGGGACAGATCAGCAGGCAGAACGCCACGGTCAACAGCCCAGAGTAAGAACGGTCACGCCCGTTTCTGCATTCAAGTTCAGCCACAAACCTGACGTTTCAGCTCAACAGGGATGTAAGCAGGAACAAAAGGATTGCACATTGCAGTGGGATGTGTTTTCACAAGGATGCGAGATGATTAAAGACTAAAGGCTTGGTAAATAAGAGACAGTTTTTCCTACTAGCTACCATAATGGTTACCATTATGTTAACTCAAAACACTTCACTTTAAAGTATCCATGCGCCCACCACAAAGAAGGTTCAAACACAAGACGAAATTCTTGAGTAACAATTGTCCCTTAAAGTCTAACACTGCAGCATATGCAAACCTTTATCATTGGATATACAGAAAATATAAGGGAAACCATCTTCACTACAGCCACAGCTAAAGATACTCACTCTGTTTCCTGCAGGAAGGCTTGTAGGACCACAGCTTTCAAACTAAGAAATGAGAAAGAAGTTACAGGCTACAGAATGCCACACTTACAGACAGCATGTATTAGTATAAATGAGCAAATAATTGAAGTCTGTATGATAAACACAATGCAGgcctcacctctctctgtgttccaggCTGATCTTCTTCCAGCACTTCACCACCCTCATCCTCAGCATCACAGCAGCTGACTGGCGGATCTGAagcagaaggagggagagagatgtaaCTACAATAGACCAGGTGGGTAGCCTTACATCACACTGTGTATTATACAGGGGAGACACGGTCTTCACCTGTGGGTTTTGGGAGCCTGTCATGACCGCGCACAGAGCAGGAATCACCGCCGGGTCTTTGAAAGCTAGCTTCAGCTGAGCCGTGGCCTGTAACGGAATGCAAGTACACGTTAAATGACGCTGAGGTTCCTCTGTCCCACATGAATCCAGAAAGACAATGAAGCCTGTTAACGGCTGGCTTTTACATGTAGAAAAGGCCCTCAAATTACACAAAGATTACACAGTGTAACTTTATGGATATAGACTGCTCAGGTGGAAATAACAGTCTCTCACGGTTACTTGGAGCTAGTTAAACTTCCTGAACTAGGCTCGGTACTAACTTCACACCATAGCTAACTTCAGAGTCGAATGAACACATCGAACCAGTGAACAATTCCTCAAACCCCGACCACAGCATGTTGAGTTCATTAAACCACGAAGAACAACATGTCTATAACCGGCTAGTCTCGCATAGCCAGACCGATCTCCACACTTCGTTTCAGCGATGGCACAGCGCTGGAGAAATAACCGGCTGATTACCTGCTGAATGACGGCGTTGTCAGGCTGCGTTAGCTGGGTGAGAATGCGCTCCAGTTCATCTGTCATTATGACTCGCTTATTCTTTGATTT
This region of Anguilla rostrata isolate EN2019 chromosome 8, ASM1855537v3, whole genome shotgun sequence genomic DNA includes:
- the LOC135260995 gene encoding importin-4-like isoform X2, producing MTDELERILTQLTQPDNAVIQQATAQLKLAFKDPAVIPALCAVMTGSQNPQIRQSAAVMLRMRVVKCWKKISLEHRESLKAVVLQAFLQETEHTVRYSLSQLSAVLVKHETPDRWPALLTLLNQSTKSDNPQDRQVGLLLLSKVVEANPEAFKPYYRQLLELFGTVLQDLGNPSALYYSVRTLTSITAYTGSEEMNLMRSLIPKLVVAIKQLIKADQDQASEAMEVFDELMESEVSIIVPHISEIVHFCLEISADTSLSDSLRVKALSCIAVLIRLKSKVVLKQKLLSPILQTVFPVLSAAPPPGQEDPEDQEPDDDDDDSDSESPKHFAAQVIDTMALHMPPEKLFQQLMPLTQACLASENPYERKGGLMCLAVLAEGCADHIRTKMLSSVLQTVCRSLSDSNQVVRSAGLFALGQFSEHLQPEVSKFSSELMPLLLGYLSGLNHTKTGHVTKAFYALENFLENLDEEIQPYLPTLMESMLAALTTSDNLKIKELAVSAIGAIANAAKEMLVPYFPPVIDSLKGFLTDIRDEVRSLQTQALDTLSVLARTVGKDAFGPLAAECVQLGLNLTDAVDDPDLRRCTYSLFSAVSTVSPECLTPHLSAITTIMLLSLKSTEGVTTHLEEDKQFVLLDDDDEEDDEAVDTALDEDGEKESDARDIAGFSVENAYIDEKEDACDALGELAFNTGVAFLPFLESSFQQVFELRDFPHEDVRRASFAAMGQFCRAQHKVWQENPTEDNYQALQKLLSVVLPCFLESVRKERERHVVMAVLESMNAVIKSCQGEALQAPGRLAEISHAIRDVLKKKTVCQDGGGDEGDDEEQQAEYDAMLQEFAGEGIPLLASAVPADTFYPFLNELLPLIMSKAKSSCTVADRSFSLGTLAEILQSLGGVAGGRAVAGRLSNRLLPVLVAGVRDSDAEVRNNSVFGLGSLAQAAGPIITPDYPMMLSLFSSLMTKESDRRVIDNVCAALCRMIMSNTECVPLEQVFPALLSRLPLQEDMEENKTVFSCLAFLYSNKPPMVVSNMKAIVSACSQTLGAKGLDTDTQNTMLQLLRDIAQHHTQEFQGAVMSLPTEKRAILTAAVTQS
- the LOC135260995 gene encoding importin-4-like isoform X1, with translation MKRVPPADRLVEVRAFLACTGGKFLISLYLKSKNKRVIMTDELERILTQLTQPDNAVIQQATAQLKLAFKDPAVIPALCAVMTGSQNPQIRQSAAVMLRMRVVKCWKKISLEHRESLKAVVLQAFLQETEHTVRYSLSQLSAVLVKHETPDRWPALLTLLNQSTKSDNPQDRQVGLLLLSKVVEANPEAFKPYYRQLLELFGTVLQDLGNPSALYYSVRTLTSITAYTGSEEMNLMRSLIPKLVVAIKQLIKADQDQASEAMEVFDELMESEVSIIVPHISEIVHFCLEISADTSLSDSLRVKALSCIAVLIRLKSKVVLKQKLLSPILQTVFPVLSAAPPPGQEDPEDQEPDDDDDDSDSESPKHFAAQVIDTMALHMPPEKLFQQLMPLTQACLASENPYERKGGLMCLAVLAEGCADHIRTKMLSSVLQTVCRSLSDSNQVVRSAGLFALGQFSEHLQPEVSKFSSELMPLLLGYLSGLNHTKTGHVTKAFYALENFLENLDEEIQPYLPTLMESMLAALTTSDNLKIKELAVSAIGAIANAAKEMLVPYFPPVIDSLKGFLTDIRDEVRSLQTQALDTLSVLARTVGKDAFGPLAAECVQLGLNLTDAVDDPDLRRCTYSLFSAVSTVSPECLTPHLSAITTIMLLSLKSTEGVTTHLEEDKQFVLLDDDDEEDDEAVDTALDEDGEKESDARDIAGFSVENAYIDEKEDACDALGELAFNTGVAFLPFLESSFQQVFELRDFPHEDVRRASFAAMGQFCRAQHKVWQENPTEDNYQALQKLLSVVLPCFLESVRKERERHVVMAVLESMNAVIKSCQGEALQAPGRLAEISHAIRDVLKKKTVCQDGGGDEGDDEEQQAEYDAMLQEFAGEGIPLLASAVPADTFYPFLNELLPLIMSKAKSSCTVADRSFSLGTLAEILQSLGGVAGGRAVAGRLSNRLLPVLVAGVRDSDAEVRNNSVFGLGSLAQAAGPIITPDYPMMLSLFSSLMTKESDRRVIDNVCAALCRMIMSNTECVPLEQVFPALLSRLPLQEDMEENKTVFSCLAFLYSNKPPMVVSNMKAIVSACSQTLGAKGLDTDTQNTMLQLLRDIAQHHTQEFQGAVMSLPTEKRAILTAAVTQS